The genomic stretch CCAGAATCTATAGGATCAAAACAGAAAAAACGGAGCACGGCGGCGTAATTGATGAAGGAACGAGCGTAGTTGAAACTTCCCGCAGAACAGGCAATGAAACCGAATACGAAGCGCATCACAGAATAGATTACGATTCTTCCGCACTGGACAGATCGGTAGTTAATCCCGACCAAATCAGGGAAGTTTTGACAGCATACAAAAAAGCGATATATGAAGACTTATACCCTGAGCGGGAAAAGAAATGGGAGTATATTCCCAAGACCTTGATTTTTGCAAAGGATGATTATCACGCTACTCAGATCGTAGAAATCGCAGAAGAAGTATTTGCGGAAGAATTTGAGAACGGCAAAGTTCCTGAACATTTCGTGCAGAAAATTACATATACCGCAGAAGATTCTAACGGTCTGATTCGTGACCTAAGAACAGAAAAGGACTTCCGAATCGCCGTTACTGTTACACTGGTAGCGACCGGCACAGACGTAAAACCGCTTGAAGTTGTCCTGTTTATGAAAGACGTCCGTTCGGACACTCTTTATACACAGATGAAAGGACGCGGATGCCGTGTAATCGACGACGATAAGCTGAAAGAAGTCACTCCGAATGCAGTCACAAAGGAATGCTACTACATTGTTGACGCAGTGGGCGTAACAGAGTCAGATAAGGTGATCCCTCAGCCCGTAATCGGTCCCGGCAAAGGCAAAAAGGTTCTTCCGCTGGACAAGCTGTTGGAGCGCCTTGCACACAACGAAGTCAGCGACGAAAACCTTTGGCTGCTGCGGGACTACTGCTCAACGATCAATCGCCGCTACGAGAACAACGTCCTTTTCGGCAAGCATCTTGACTATTTTAATAACACCTTCGGTTTTTCTCCCAAAACGATCGCGTTTCGCATTCAGGAAGCTTATGACAAGGAGCTCCTTCCTCAGTACACAAGCCCGTCAAACGACAATACCGAGCGAATGGATTTGATTATTGATTTGATCGGCAACATTCCTGCGCGGCGCAAGCTGTTGGAAATGCAGCGCGGTTATTTTGTAACAACCGAAGATGATCCCGATAAGCTTATTTACGCAGGATTTTCCAAGGAAACCGCACAGTCCTTCATTGATAATTTTGAACAGTATCTTAATGACAACAAAGACAGCATTGAGGCTTTGCGCATTATCTACAATTCCGAGGATGTTGTGATCACTCACAGTATGCTTGTTGAATTGCGTGACAGTTTACTTTCGGAAAGCCGTCAGTACAGTCCCTATCAAATATGGCGCAATTACAAGGTGATCGACGAATTTGGTAATGTAGATGAATTGGATATGAAGGCTAACTTTAATGCGCTGACAAATCTCATTCAGATCGTGCGTTTTGCTTATCATAAAAATCAAAAGCTCACCGCATTGATCAAGGGCTACACGCAGCGTTTCAACCTGTACTGCGGTCAGGCACAGCGTACCTTATCAAACGACCAAATAGAAATTATGCGGCAAATTGCGGAGTTCGTGATCAACGACGGCGCAATCACCGCAATGGAACTAAATGAAATCGACACAGACCTCTGGCGCAGAGGAATAACAAGTTTTACTGCTCCTGTTTTCAACGACGAGATACAAAAGATGTCAAGATTTTTACTGAGAGCAGCATAAGAGGTGTAAAGAATGGCAACCACACAAAAGACCGAATCCGCCTTGCTATCAAAGGTATGGAATATAGCGAATGTACTGTCAGCGGCAGGCGTTGGCTTCACAGATTATATCACGCAGCTGACCTATATCCTGTTCTTGAAAATGGACGACGAAAAGGAGTCGATGGGACTAAATAGTTATCTTCCAGAAGGCTGCAAGTGGAAGGATTTAAGCTCGTTAAGCGGCGACGACCTTGTTGAAAAATATGAGGAGATCTTAAAGGAGCTTTCCAAATGCGACGGCTTGATCGGTACGATCTTTACAAAGGCTACCAACAAGCTGTACCGTCCCGTTATGCTCAAAAAGGTCATTGATATGGTTGATGAGGACAACTGGTATATGATGGAAGGCGACCTTAAAGGCGCAATCTATGAAAAGATCCTTGAAAAGAACGGACAGGATAAAAAGAGCGGCGCAGGTCAGTACTTTACACCGAGAGCATTGATTTCCGCTATTGTGGATGTTGTCGATCCCAAGATCACCGAAACGGTTGCCGATCCCTGCTGCGGAACGGCAGGCTTTCTCCTTGCGGCTTATGAGCATATGAAGCCCCAGAGCAAGGATGTTGAAAAGCAAAAATTTCTGAAAAACAATGCGCTGTACGGAGCGGACAACACCGATTTGGTTGTCACCCTTGCTTCTATGAATTTGTATCTGCACGATATCGGCGTTAAGAAAAGCCCGATCGTCTATCAGGATTCGCTGATCGATACCTCGGACAAAATGTATCAGGTAGTCCTGACAAACCCGCCTTTCGGCACCCGTCCGCAGGGCAGCGTAGACGTATCCTCCAACAGACCGGAATTTATTAAAACATCGGATAATCAGGTCAACTTTTTACAGCATATTATGTCTATCGTCAAAACAGGCGGTCGCGTCGGCGTTGTTATGCCCGACAGCGTTCTGACCGATGGCGGCTCTACGGCTAAAGTCCGTGAAAAACTGCTCAAAGATTATAACCTGCATACGATCCTTCGTCTGCCCACAGGTATCTTTTATGCGAACGGCGTCAAGACAAACGTGCTGTTTTTCGACAAGGGCGAACCGACAAAGGATATTTGGGTATATGATTACCGCACAGGCGTAAAGCATACATTGGCAACAAAGCCAATGACCAGAGAACACTTGCAGGACTTTGTGGATTGCTATTGCGTCGGTCATATGGATGACCGCAAAGAAACCTATGATGCGGAAACCAACCCCAACGGAAGATGGCGCAGATTCACAGCAGAAGAAGTATCGAAGCGAGAAGATTTGAACTTCAAGTGGATCGACTTCACCGAGGAAGATGAACGCACTGTTGCGGAAATCCTCGACGAAATGCAGGAAGAATCCGACGGCATCGCCACCGCTGTCGCTCAGCTCAAAGAGTTGCTGGGAGGGATAGAGCTGTGATTGATACTCAGGCTATCAGGAGCAAAATCCTCGACCTCGCTATGCGCGGACAGTTGACAGAGCAACTCCCCGAGGACGGCACCGCCGAAGAACTATATCAGCAGATACTGGAAGAAAAACAAAAACTGTTCAAAGAGGGCAAAATCAAAAAAGAAAAGCCATTTTCATTAAGTCCAGTATTTGAACCATATCCTTTTGACATTCCAGATAATTGGAAATTTGTTAGATTTGGTGAATTGATGATTAATAGAGATTCTGAAAGGATACCGGTCTCTGTAGCTGACA from Ruminococcus bovis encodes the following:
- a CDS encoding type I restriction-modification system subunit M, with translation MATTQKTESALLSKVWNIANVLSAAGVGFTDYITQLTYILFLKMDDEKESMGLNSYLPEGCKWKDLSSLSGDDLVEKYEEILKELSKCDGLIGTIFTKATNKLYRPVMLKKVIDMVDEDNWYMMEGDLKGAIYEKILEKNGQDKKSGAGQYFTPRALISAIVDVVDPKITETVADPCCGTAGFLLAAYEHMKPQSKDVEKQKFLKNNALYGADNTDLVVTLASMNLYLHDIGVKKSPIVYQDSLIDTSDKMYQVVLTNPPFGTRPQGSVDVSSNRPEFIKTSDNQVNFLQHIMSIVKTGGRVGVVMPDSVLTDGGSTAKVREKLLKDYNLHTILRLPTGIFYANGVKTNVLFFDKGEPTKDIWVYDYRTGVKHTLATKPMTREHLQDFVDCYCVGHMDDRKETYDAETNPNGRWRRFTAEEVSKREDLNFKWIDFTEEDERTVAEILDEMQEESDGIATAVAQLKELLGGIEL
- a CDS encoding DEAD/DEAH box helicase family protein, with product MAQSNLLPEEKARVKIDRQLTNAGWDIVSRDEYVPRSASAVKEALMQGNTESDYLLFVDDKAIAVVEAKREENHLGGDVQIQAEDYACNPQDWYGVWFPNQIPLVYLANGNKIYFKNMLQPDSEYIELNEMHSPKKMLKLIGQVSEYGALPRLDKRGLRDCQYRAEMKFEESIKNGDKKSLAILATGSGKTYLACLATYRLLNYTNAKRVLFLADRNNLAKQAKTEFCTFNRTENQEEMSSLYTIERLRKDSDIKADIVISTIQKLFAVLTGKQLTDDDSEDAEDEKNAVKEEAEESKTIQLGDSLFLPSDYFQLIIVDECHRSIYGKWRAVLDYFSDAHVLGLTATPTPEAYAFFNYNKVEEYSYEDSVVDGVNVPSRIYRIKTEKTEHGGVIDEGTSVVETSRRTGNETEYEAHHRIDYDSSALDRSVVNPDQIREVLTAYKKAIYEDLYPEREKKWEYIPKTLIFAKDDYHATQIVEIAEEVFAEEFENGKVPEHFVQKITYTAEDSNGLIRDLRTEKDFRIAVTVTLVATGTDVKPLEVVLFMKDVRSDTLYTQMKGRGCRVIDDDKLKEVTPNAVTKECYYIVDAVGVTESDKVIPQPVIGPGKGKKVLPLDKLLERLAHNEVSDENLWLLRDYCSTINRRYENNVLFGKHLDYFNNTFGFSPKTIAFRIQEAYDKELLPQYTSPSNDNTERMDLIIDLIGNIPARRKLLEMQRGYFVTTEDDPDKLIYAGFSKETAQSFIDNFEQYLNDNKDSIEALRIIYNSEDVVITHSMLVELRDSLLSESRQYSPYQIWRNYKVIDEFGNVDELDMKANFNALTNLIQIVRFAYHKNQKLTALIKGYTQRFNLYCGQAQRTLSNDQIEIMRQIAEFVINDGAITAMELNEIDTDLWRRGITSFTAPVFNDEIQKMSRFLLRAA